The genomic region TCGGTGGCCGGGGTGCCGGAGGCGCGCAGCAGGTTGACCATGTGCCGCAGCTCGTCGAGGGTGTTCACCGACAGCGTGCGGATGTGTTCCACCGCCTCCCGCACGGTCGGATCGGGGGTGCTCACCGTGACCACCGCGGCCTGCACCGCGATCAGGCTGACCTGGTGGGAGACCACGTCGTGCATCTCGCGGGCCAGCTGGTTGCGTTCCTTGGTCAGGATCACCTGGGCGTCCAGCTGCCGCTCGTGCTCCCTGGCCTCCTTGACCTCGGCCAGCCGCAGCGCCAGCTCACGCCGGGTGTGCAGGAACCGGCCGAGCAGGATCGGCGCGCCCGCCGTCATCGTGGAGTAGATGATGTCCAGCACCAGGTCCGGGATCGGGATCGGCGCGCCGGGTTCGGAGAGCGGGAAGACCAGGCTGACCGCCGCGGCCAGTCCGCAGCCGCCGAGCAGCCACCAGCTCCGGTGCCGGGCGGCCACCGTGTAGAGGGTGACGATCACCGGGATGATCGCGCCCAGCAGCACCACGGCAGGCAGTGCGACCGCGAAGGCGGGCAGGGGCCAGCGGCGGCGCAGCACGAGCACCAGCACGGCGGCGGCGCCGAACGCGGCGGCCGTGCTGGACTCGGTGATCCCGGTGATGGCCGCCTCGACCGCGGCGACCGCCAGCACGGCGGTGTCGGTCAGCCAGCGGGGCAGCCGCGGTGTCACGGTCCGCGCTCCCCGTCGGCGAGCAGTCCGGCGCGCTCGGCGACCAGCGCCGCCTGCACCCTGCTGCCCACCCGCAGCTTGGTCAGGATGGCGCTGACGTGGTCCTTCACCGTGCCGACGCTGACGTGGATCCTGGCGCCGATCTCGGTGTTGGACAGTCCCTCCGCGATCAGCACGAGCACTCCGCGCTCCCGCTCGGTGAGCTGTCCGGCGCGCGCCACGGCCTCGCCGTCCGCGCCGCCACCGAGGTGGCCCTCCACCACCGTGCGGCTGACCTTCGAGGAGAGCACCACCCCGCCCGCGGCCAGGGTGCGCACCATCTGGGCGAGCTGAGCGGGCGCGGTGTCCTTGAGGATGAAGCCGGCCGCGCCCGAGCGCAGCGCCGTGACGATGTACTCGTCGGAGTCGAACGTGGTCAGCATGGCGACCACGGGCGGGGGTTTGAGGCCCTGGAGCTGGCGGAGCACGGTGAGCCCGTCCATGTCGGCCATCCGGATGTCCAGCAGCACCACGTCGGGCCGGTGCAGGCCCACCGCGCGCACCGCCTGCTCGCCGGTGGAGGTGGCGACGACCTCGATGTCCCCGGCCGCCTGGAGGATGAGCCGGAAGCCGGAGCGCACCAGCTCCTCGTCGTCCACGACGACCACCCGAATCATGCCACGCTCCTTTGTGGATCCTGTGTCCGTCCAGTGTGGTCACCACCGGCCTCCGGCGGCCACCCGGGGCCGGACCAGGGCGGCGCGGCAGGCGAGTTTCGGGGGAGGGGCCCGCCCGCCGCGCCGGTTCTCGGGGGCTAGCCCTGTCTGCGGCCGTAGGTGCCCGCCAGCAGGCTCACGCCACCGGCGGCGAGCCCGATCTGGATGATCAGCTCGATCCAGTCGATGCCCCTGGTGTCGCCGACGCCGAGCGCGTTGGCGATGACCGTGCCGAGCAGCGCCGCGCCGATGCCGATGAGCACGGTCAGCCAGATCGGGATGCGCTGCCTGCCGGGCACGACCAGCCTGCCCAGCGCGCCGATGAGCAGGCCGACGATGAGTGCGCTGACAATTCCGGAAATGGCCATGGTCGCTCCTTATGTGGTCAGTTGGGTCACTCGTCGTCGCCGAACATCTCCTCGGCGACCTCGCCGAGCACCACGCCGCCGACCACACCGGCCGCACCGGCGGCGAGCATGCCGCCCATGCCCGGCCCGCGCTGCTGCTGGCCGGGGTGGTCATATCCCTGGTGAGCGCCGTAACCGGGCTGGCCGTAACCGGGCTGGCTGCCGAAGGCCGGGTTGTGGCCGCCGTGCCCACCGCCGAAGGCCGGGTTCACCTGGCGGCGCTCGGCGGCCTGGGCGAGCCACCCGGAGATCAGCGAGGCCCAGTCGGTGACCTGCGCTTCCTGGTGCGAGAGCCGGAACTGGCCGAAGGTGTCGCCGCCGGGGGAGAACATGCCGCCGCGCCGGTCGGCGGCCAGCAGGACGCACAGCTCGTGCGGACCGGCCACGAAGGTCAGCTCGACCTCCTCGACCCGGCCCGCGTACTGGGCGGGGCAGGCGAACCGGAGCGCCTGGCGGAAGCCCAGCTCCTGGGCCACGCCGGGCGCCCGGCCCGCTACGACGCCGGTGCCGCGGAAGGAGAACCCGAGCTGCCCGAAGGCGTCCAGCACCTTGTTCTGCGCGGGCAGCGGGCCGACCTGCACCGGGTCGAGGTCACCCTTGTCCGGCGCGCCCGCGATCACCAGCTCGGTGCGCACCCCCACCGCCATCCGCGGCAGCGGCGAGCCGCCGACCGCGGTGATCGGCGTCTCCCAGGGCAGCGGCAGCTGGAACGGGATGGCGACCAGCTCACCCGCGGGCACGCGCACGCCCTGCTGCACCACCAGCCGGGAGAACTCGGCGGTGCCGCCGTCCCCGTGCTCGCCCTCGGCCTCGATCACCAGTGACAGCACCACCTGGCCGATCTCGGTGTCGGCGGAGCCGCCCTGGACGCGCACCTGCCCGGTCAGCGCCTGTCCGGGCACGGCGTACGGGGAGTCCAGCACGGTGTCGACGGAGGGGCCACCGATACCGAAGGCGCTCAGCATCCGGTTGAACATGAACAGTCTCCTTCAGGAAGTGTGGAACGGCGCTGACTTCGGTTTCCCGTTGGTGCGCATCGCCTGTCTCATGTGGACCAGCCTGCGCCGGCGGCACCGGCCGGCAACATCTGTCAGGCGTCCGGAACAACCCCCTGACTGGCTGGATGGCACCCCGCCAGGTGGCTGGTCAGCGCGCGCCGCCGGGGAAACTCGGTGCCGTCGCAGGGCTTCGCTCGGTAGTCTCCACCGCCGTCGGCGTCGTCGGTGTCGATCGATCGCATGTGGACTATCCAATGTAGACAGTCGTAGAAGGAAGGAAGCTGGACATGACCGTCGGGCATTCCTCGTGGCGCGATGTCGCGGACGCGGAGGATTCCGGGTCGATCGGTGATCCGGTGCGGGTGGACGGTCGCCGGATCTGGCGGCTGTTCGCGCCCTACCGGTGGCGGCTGGCCAGTGTGATGGGGCTGATCGCGTTCACCTCGGTGGTGGGGATCCTGACCCCGTTCATCGTCAAGGCGATCGTGGACGAGGCGCTGCCGAACAAGGACCTCCAGCTGTTGTTCGTCTTCGTCGGCGGGCTGATCGCGATCGCGGCCGTGGAGGCGGTGGTGAGTGTCGTGCAGACGCTCATCGTGTCGCGGGTCGGCCAGGCCGTCATGCACGATCTGCGCATCGGCGTCTACGGCCACCTGCAACGGATGTCGCTGCGGTTCTTCACCGGCACCCGCACCGGCGAGGTGCAGTCGCGCATCTCCCAGGACATCGGCGGCATGCAGTCCTTCGTGACCAACACCGCGGTGGACCTGACCCGCAGCGCGGCGGTGGTCTGCGTCTCGGTGGTCGCGATGCTGGTCCTGGACTGGCGGCTGGCGCTGTTCTCCTTCCTCGCCCTGCCGTTCTCCATCTGGGTGAACGGGCGGGTCGGCGCGCTGCGCGAGCGGGTGACCACCCGGCAGCAGGAACGGCTCGCCGACATGCAGTCCCTGGTCCAGGAGTCGCTGTCGGTCTCCGGCATCGTGCTGAGCAAGACCATGGGCCGCTCCCGGCGGATGGTCGAGCGGTTCACCGGCACCTCCCGGGACGTGGCCGGTCTGGAGGTCCGCTCGCACACCGCGGGGCAGTGGGAGTACTCGGTGGTCACGCTGCTGATCTCGGCCATGCCCGCGCTGACCTACCTGCTGGGCGGTTTCCTGATGGGCGACACGCCGTCGATCACCATCGGCACCCTGGTCGCGATGATCGCTCTGCAGGAGACGTTGACCTGGCCGCTGGAGGAGATCCTGCGCTCCACCGTGGAGTTCCGGACCGCGCGGGCGCACTTCGCCCGGATCTTCGACTACCAGGACCGCGAGGTCGACATCGTCGAGCGCGCCGACCCGGTGATCCGCGCCCCGGCCGACATCCGCGGCGACGTCCGGTTCCACCAGGTCTCCTTCCGCTACGCCGGCGCGCCGGAGCCGACCTTGCGGCGGATCGACCTGGACATCCGCGCGGGCACGAAGGTGGCCGTGGTCGGCGGGACCGGTTCGGGGAAGACGACCCTCGGCTACCTGGTCGCACGGCTCTACGACGTGGACTCCGGAGCGGTCACCATCGACGGCATCGACGTGCGCGACCTGAGCTTCACCGCACTGGCCGGGATGCTCGGGGTGGTCACGCAGGAGCCCTACCTGCTGCACGCCTCGGTGGCGGACAACCTGCGGTTCGGCAAGGAGGACGCCACGGACGCCGAG from Crossiella sp. CA-258035 harbors:
- a CDS encoding sensor histidine kinase — encoded protein: MTPRLPRWLTDTAVLAVAAVEAAITGITESSTAAAFGAAAVLVLVLRRRWPLPAFAVALPAVVLLGAIIPVIVTLYTVAARHRSWWLLGGCGLAAAVSLVFPLSEPGAPIPIPDLVLDIIYSTMTAGAPILLGRFLHTRRELALRLAEVKEAREHERQLDAQVILTKERNQLAREMHDVVSHQVSLIAVQAAVVTVSTPDPTVREAVEHIRTLSVNTLDELRHMVNLLRASGTPATELAPQPTLTDLERLIDNSGIDTRLVGSAPPGVEAPVQRAIYRTIQEALTNVRKHAPGAQATVEFSHDDTDLTITVTNTPPTRPALTLPSARHGLIGLQERAALLDGRIHAGPTADGGFQLRLRLPVT
- a CDS encoding response regulator transcription factor — protein: MIRVVVVDDEELVRSGFRLILQAAGDIEVVATSTGEQAVRAVGLHRPDVVLLDIRMADMDGLTVLRQLQGLKPPPVVAMLTTFDSDEYIVTALRSGAAGFILKDTAPAQLAQMVRTLAAGGVVLSSKVSRTVVEGHLGGGADGEAVARAGQLTERERGVLVLIAEGLSNTEIGARIHVSVGTVKDHVSAILTKLRVGSRVQAALVAERAGLLADGERGP
- a CDS encoding GlsB/YeaQ/YmgE family stress response membrane protein → MAISGIVSALIVGLLIGALGRLVVPGRQRIPIWLTVLIGIGAALLGTVIANALGVGDTRGIDWIELIIQIGLAAGGVSLLAGTYGRRQG
- a CDS encoding sporulation protein; its protein translation is MFNRMLSAFGIGGPSVDTVLDSPYAVPGQALTGQVRVQGGSADTEIGQVVLSLVIEAEGEHGDGGTAEFSRLVVQQGVRVPAGELVAIPFQLPLPWETPITAVGGSPLPRMAVGVRTELVIAGAPDKGDLDPVQVGPLPAQNKVLDAFGQLGFSFRGTGVVAGRAPGVAQELGFRQALRFACPAQYAGRVEEVELTFVAGPHELCVLLAADRRGGMFSPGGDTFGQFRLSHQEAQVTDWASLISGWLAQAAERRQVNPAFGGGHGGHNPAFGSQPGYGQPGYGAHQGYDHPGQQQRGPGMGGMLAAGAAGVVGGVVLGEVAEEMFGDDE
- a CDS encoding ABC transporter ATP-binding protein, encoding MTVGHSSWRDVADAEDSGSIGDPVRVDGRRIWRLFAPYRWRLASVMGLIAFTSVVGILTPFIVKAIVDEALPNKDLQLLFVFVGGLIAIAAVEAVVSVVQTLIVSRVGQAVMHDLRIGVYGHLQRMSLRFFTGTRTGEVQSRISQDIGGMQSFVTNTAVDLTRSAAVVCVSVVAMLVLDWRLALFSFLALPFSIWVNGRVGALRERVTTRQQERLADMQSLVQESLSVSGIVLSKTMGRSRRMVERFTGTSRDVAGLEVRSHTAGQWEYSVVTLLISAMPALTYLLGGFLMGDTPSITIGTLVAMIALQETLTWPLEEILRSTVEFRTARAHFARIFDYQDREVDIVERADPVIRAPADIRGDVRFHQVSFRYAGAPEPTLRRIDLDIRAGTKVAVVGGTGSGKTTLGYLVARLYDVDSGAVTIDGIDVRDLSFTALAGMLGVVTQEPYLLHASVADNLRFGKEDATDAELVEAARIAQIHELIASQPDGYDTVVGERGFRFSGGEKQRIALARTILRNPPILLLDEATSALDTRTERAITEALDKIMADRTVITIAHRLSTVRGADQIIVLDRGEIVERGTHEELVARNGHYAELVTGSAPAPASCGD